DNA from Massilia antarctica:
TGACCAATGCCTTGGGCGTGGCGGTCATCACGGTCAAGCCGGCCAGCGTCACCGCTGCCGGCGCGGTCAATATCGGCGCCACCGTGGTCGCCGGCGGCAAGACCGCGGAGGCAGGAGTCAACCTCGAAGTGGGCGCGGCTCCGCTGACCCTGGGCAAGGTCGAATTCACCCCTGAACAGACCGACATCCTGCCGGCGTTCGGCACGGCCGTGCTGACCATTCCGGTCACCACCGGCGGCGTAGGCGCTACCAGCGTGCCTGGCCTGACCGTCAATTCCCTGTGCGCCGGCGACGGCACCGCATCCTTGGTGCTTGGCTCGCTGGCGGACGGCAAGCAACTGGTCACCTACACGAATAAGGGTTGCCTGCGCGTCACCGACACCATCACCGTCACGCTCGGCAATACCACGCAGACTATCAAGATCAACGTGGGCAAGGCCAATATCGGCACCATCCAGTTCGTCGGGTCGGACTTGAACGGCAGCGCGATCGTCTTGCGCGGCTCTGGCGGCCTGGGCCGTAAGGAATCGGCCATCCTGACCTTCCGCGTGCTCGACCAGAACAGCATCGGCTTGCCTGGCGTGGACGTGACCTTCAAGACCACCACCAGCACCGGTGGCCTGATCGTGCAGCCAACCAAGGCAACCTCGGATGCCCAAGGCAATGTCACTACCACCGTCGCCTCGGGTACCATTCCGACGCCGGTGCGCGTGGTTGCGCAGGCCTCGCGTAACGGTACTACCATCAACGGTCTGTCGGACAGCCTGATCATCTCGACCGGCCTGCCGATCCAGAAATCGATGTCGCTCAGCGCCGACAGCTACAATATCGAGGGCTTGAGTTACGATAATGCGATCGCCAAGGTCACCGTCTTGTTAGCCGACCAGTACGGCAATCCGATTTCGGACGACACGGCCGTCAATCTGGTGACCGAGGGCGGCGCGATTGCGACGCCGGAACAAGGCGGTTGCCGCACCAAGGGCGGTGGTTGCACGGTCGACTTTAAGAGCCAGGCATTCCGTCCTAAAAATGGCCGGGTTACGGTGCTTGCCTACGTTCAGGGTGTAGAAAACTTTACCGACACCAATGGCGATGGTCAATATAGCTGCGCCAATTACGATCAGGTGCAACCGGTTGAGCCGGGCACGCCATACCGTCCACTGGTGGACATCTGCAAATCAGGTGGAGAGCCGTATGAGGACCAGGGCGACCCCTTCCTTGACACCGGTAACGAAGCTGTTGTTACTGGCAACCCACCGGGCAACACCGGCACCCTCGACGGTAAGTACGATGTGCCGCGTGCCGATCTGCCGTTCCCTTACAACCATACCGTCTACACAACGGCAGGCAATGGCCAGTGGGGCATCAACTACATCTGGCGCCAGATGGAGATTGTCCTCAGCGGTGAAACGCCAACTTTCACCCGCCAAATCGTCGATGCAACCACCGGCCAGCTGCGCGACTGGACCGCGGCCGATGGAAAGGAATATGAAGTCGTCGGGCTCTCAGGCACAGGTTGCAGCAACCAGTTCCTGTATTTCCGCATTGCCGATGTCAATAACAATCCGTTGCCAAGCGGTACTTTGGTGGAGTCCGCGGATGCCGACCACCTGGTTCCAGGCGCCATTTCGCCGTCCAAGATACCTGCGACCAGCCGCGTCGGCGGTACACAGCACACTGTCAACATCAAGTCCGACATTACCTGCTTTCCTGGTGAATTTTCGATCCGGACCACGACGCCACGCGGCACCGCGGTTTCCTCGAAAATCTTCAAATCGGTTCCTAAGCCATAATTGAAACCGGAAAATATCTTCCTGGTAGGTTTGATGGGCGCGGGCAAGACAACCATTGGCCGCATCCTTGCCAGGAAGCTGGGTAAACGCTTTATCGATTCCGATCACGAGATCGAGGCCCGCACCGGCGCCACGATCCCGTGGATTTTCGAAATCGAAGGCGAGGCGAGCTTTCGGCGCCGTGAGGCCGAGGTCATCCGTGACCTCACGGCGCAGGACGGCATCGTCCTCGCCACCGGTGGTGGGGCCGTGCTCGACCCCGCCAGCCGTGCCTTTCTGAAACAACGTGGCCGCGTGGTCTACCTGCGCGCCAGCGTCAACAGCATCATGCTGCGCACCACCCACGACAAAAGCCGGCCGTTGTTGCAAACGGCCGACCCCCGCAAGAAACTCGAAGAATTGACGGCCCAGCGCGAGCCGCTGTACCGCGAGATTGCCGACCTGGTGATCGACACGGGCCGACCTAACGTACAATCGATGGTCCAAACTATTCTGACGCAACTGTCCGCGCTCGGCCCAGCCGCCGCGAGAACAGGGCGCGGGCCCAATATGCACACCTCGCAATCATCGATTACCGAACAATCCCGGATTTTCCTCAACGTCGACCTGGGCGAACGCAGCTACCCGATCACCATCGGCGCCGGCCTGCTGTCCGACCCGGCGCTGCTCGAGCAGCATATCGCCGGCCACAAGGTGGCGATCGTCACCAACACCACCGTGGCCCTGCCGTACCTCGACCGGGTGGCCGCGCCCTTGCGCGCCGCCGGGCATGACGTACTCGAAATCATCCTGCCCGACGGCGAACAGTTCAAGAACTGGGACAGCCTGATGACCGTCTTCGATGCCCTGCTGGCCCACAAATGCGACCGCAAGACCACCATGGTGGCCCTGGGCGGCGGCGTGATCGGCGACCTGACCGGGTATGCCGCCGCCAGCTACATGCGCGGCGTGCCCTTCGTGCAAATCCCGACCACCCTGCTGTCCCAGGTCGACTCCTCGGTGGGCGGCAAGACCGGTATCAACCACCCGCTCGGCAAGAACATGATCGGCGCCTTTTACCAGCCGCGCGCCGTACTGGCCGATACCACCTCCCTCGACACCCTGGCGCCGCGCGAACTGTCGGCCGGCCTGGCCGAAGTGATCAAGCACGGCGCCATCATCGACGCTGAATTTTTCGACTGGATCGAAGCGAACATCGGCAAGCTGATGGCGCGCGACCAGCAAGCGCTGGCGCACGCCATTTCGCGCTCCTGCGAAATCAAGGCCGACGTGGTGCGCCAGGATGAACGCGAGGGTGGCCTGCGCGCCATCCTCAATTTCGGCCACACTTTCGGCCACGCGATCGAGGCAGGCATGGGCTACGGCGCCTGGCTGCACGGCGAAGCGGTCGGCTGCGGCATGGTCATGGCGGCCGACCTGTCGCACCGCCTGGGCCTGGTCGACGCGGCCACCGTGGCGCGCATGCGCGCACTGGTTGCCGCCGCCGGCCTGCCGACCGTCGCTCCCGACCTGGGCACCGAACGCTGGCTGGAGTTGATGGAAGTCGACAAAAAGAACGAAGGCGGCGCCATCAAGTTCATCCTGCTCAAACCCCTGGGCAGCCCGAACATCACCAGCGCCCCGCGCGAGCAATTGCTGGCCACCTTGGCCGCCTGCGTCGGCTGACATGCATCCCGAAGAGCACCTCGCCCCGTACGCCGTGCACTCGGAGACGGCGCGCGGCCGGCGCCATGCAGAAACCTCGCACGCCTCGCGCAGCCAGTTCCAGCGCGACCGCGACCGCATCATCCACTGCTCGGCCTTCCGCCGGCTCGAATACAAGACCCAGGTTTTCCTCAATCACGAGGGCGACATGTTCCGCACGCGCCTCACCCACAGCCTGGAAGTGGCCCAGGTGGGGCGCTCGATGGCGCGCAACCTGCGCCTGAACGAAGACCTGGTCGAAGCGCTCGCGCTGGCGCACGACCTGGGTCACACGCCGTTCGGCCACGTGGGCCAGGATGTGCTCAACGAATGCATGCAGGATCACGGCGGCTTCGAGCACAATCTGCAAAGCCTGCGCGTGGTCGACGAACTCGAAGAGCACTACGGCGCTTTCGATGGCCTGAACCTGATGTTCGATACGCGTGAGGGGATCCTCAAGCACTGCTCGCTGACCAATGCCAAGCTGCTCGGCCCCGTGGCGCAGCGCTTCATCGACCGCACCGAACCCTCGCTGGAAGCGCAGCTGACCAACCTGGCCGACGAAATCGCCTACAACAGCCACGATATCGACGATGGCTTGCGTTCCGGCCTGATCACGATTGCGCAGCTGGAGGAAGTCGATTTCTTCGCGCGCCGCTGGCACGATGTGCAGAAGGCGTATCCGGGCCTGTCGGGCCGGCGCGCCATTTATGAAACCCTGCGCCGCCTGATCACCGTGCTGGCCGACGACCTGATCGAAACGTCCAGCGTGCTGCTGGCCGAAGCCGCGCCGGTGGACACGGACGCGGTGCGCACCAGCGGGCCGCTGATCCGTTTTTCCGACCCGATGCGCAAGGATGCGACGGAGCTGAAGCGCTTCCTGCGCGCCAACCTGTATCGCCACTTCAAGGTGAACCGGATGCGCGTGAAAGCGAGCCGCATCGTGCGCGAGCTGTTCGACGCCTTCATGGCCGAACCGGTGCTGCTGCCGCCCGATTACCAGTTATCTGGCGGGGATGTCACGCGCCAGGCGCGCAAGATCGCCGACTACATCGCCGGCATGACGGACCGCTATGCGATCCGCGAACACCGGCGCATCTTCTCGCTCGACGATCTTTAACTAGAACAGGGACGGCGCGCTCAGATCGAGCAGCAGTTTC
Protein-coding regions in this window:
- a CDS encoding deoxyguanosinetriphosphate triphosphohydrolase; this encodes MHPEEHLAPYAVHSETARGRRHAETSHASRSQFQRDRDRIIHCSAFRRLEYKTQVFLNHEGDMFRTRLTHSLEVAQVGRSMARNLRLNEDLVEALALAHDLGHTPFGHVGQDVLNECMQDHGGFEHNLQSLRVVDELEEHYGAFDGLNLMFDTREGILKHCSLTNAKLLGPVAQRFIDRTEPSLEAQLTNLADEIAYNSHDIDDGLRSGLITIAQLEEVDFFARRWHDVQKAYPGLSGRRAIYETLRRLITVLADDLIETSSVLLAEAAPVDTDAVRTSGPLIRFSDPMRKDATELKRFLRANLYRHFKVNRMRVKASRIVRELFDAFMAEPVLLPPDYQLSGGDVTRQARKIADYIAGMTDRYAIREHRRIFSLDDL
- the aroKB gene encoding bifunctional shikimate kinase/3-dehydroquinate synthase AroKB, coding for MGAGKTTIGRILARKLGKRFIDSDHEIEARTGATIPWIFEIEGEASFRRREAEVIRDLTAQDGIVLATGGGAVLDPASRAFLKQRGRVVYLRASVNSIMLRTTHDKSRPLLQTADPRKKLEELTAQREPLYREIADLVIDTGRPNVQSMVQTILTQLSALGPAAARTGRGPNMHTSQSSITEQSRIFLNVDLGERSYPITIGAGLLSDPALLEQHIAGHKVAIVTNTTVALPYLDRVAAPLRAAGHDVLEIILPDGEQFKNWDSLMTVFDALLAHKCDRKTTMVALGGGVIGDLTGYAAASYMRGVPFVQIPTTLLSQVDSSVGGKTGINHPLGKNMIGAFYQPRAVLADTTSLDTLAPRELSAGLAEVIKHGAIIDAEFFDWIEANIGKLMARDQQALAHAISRSCEIKADVVRQDEREGGLRAILNFGHTFGHAIEAGMGYGAWLHGEAVGCGMVMAADLSHRLGLVDAATVARMRALVAAAGLPTVAPDLGTERWLELMEVDKKNEGGAIKFILLKPLGSPNITSAPREQLLATLAACVG
- a CDS encoding Ig-like domain-containing protein, which translates into the protein MATALAACGGGGGSAGGKISTTTPGTTTPGTTTPGTGTVTPPVPAEPKMTLQLVDSTGTAITTLSGGQTGQVRATVVNANGSVAVNEVVKFKTDDKLLQFTPESGTALTNALGVAVITVKPASVTAAGAVNIGATVVAGGKTAEAGVNLEVGAAPLTLGKVEFTPEQTDILPAFGTAVLTIPVTTGGVGATSVPGLTVNSLCAGDGTASLVLGSLADGKQLVTYTNKGCLRVTDTITVTLGNTTQTIKINVGKANIGTIQFVGSDLNGSAIVLRGSGGLGRKESAILTFRVLDQNSIGLPGVDVTFKTTTSTGGLIVQPTKATSDAQGNVTTTVASGTIPTPVRVVAQASRNGTTINGLSDSLIISTGLPIQKSMSLSADSYNIEGLSYDNAIAKVTVLLADQYGNPISDDTAVNLVTEGGAIATPEQGGCRTKGGGCTVDFKSQAFRPKNGRVTVLAYVQGVENFTDTNGDGQYSCANYDQVQPVEPGTPYRPLVDICKSGGEPYEDQGDPFLDTGNEAVVTGNPPGNTGTLDGKYDVPRADLPFPYNHTVYTTAGNGQWGINYIWRQMEIVLSGETPTFTRQIVDATTGQLRDWTAADGKEYEVVGLSGTGCSNQFLYFRIADVNNNPLPSGTLVESADADHLVPGAISPSKIPATSRVGGTQHTVNIKSDITCFPGEFSIRTTTPRGTAVSSKIFKSVPKP